CTGGCGATAGCCTTGGTTCGGGCGCGCAATTTCACACCTGAGGATTTCGCCGGATTGCATCCGGGCGGAGCGATTGGAATGCGCCTGCTCAAACATGTTTCCGAACTCCACCACAGCGGCGACCAGATGCCGCTGGTCTGTCCGAAAGCGACCATGTCTGAAATGGTGGTTGAAATGACGGGCAAACGGCTCGGCTGTGTATTAATGAAAAATGACAATGGTACTACCGGGGGTATTTTTACCGATGGGGATTTACGACGGTTGGTAGAGCTTAAAAAAGATGTTTTTTCCATGACGGCCGAAGAAGTCATGATAAAAAATCCAAAATCTGTCTGGGAAGGGGCGTTGCTCGACACGGCCCTTGCCATGATGGAAAAATACACAATCACACAGCTTCCGACTGTCGACAGTAATCGTCAGCTAGTGGGCGTGATTCATTTACATGACATCCTCAAATCAAAACTTGTATAGATAATTATATCGGATAAATTGATGTTTGACAGTTCACAACTTCTCCTTTTTATGACCGCGACCTTGCTTCTGAATATCACGCCGGGTCCGGATATGTTGTACGTTGCCACCCGATCTATCAGTCAGGGGAAAATTGCCGGCACGGTATCGGCGCTCGGTATTGGCGGCGGATGCGTGGTGCATTGTTTGGCCGCGGCATTTGGGCTATCGGCGCTATTTATGTATTCGGCGACGGCTTTTGATGTCATCAAATATATCGGAGCTGGCTATTTGATTTATTTAGGCATACGCGCCCTCACGGCGAAACAAAGCGCGCCATCATCCGGGGTCAGATATGCCAAAGCCCCGCTCTCACAAATATTCTGGCAGGGAGTGCTAACGAATATCTTGAATCCCAAAGTTGCTCTCTTCTTTCTCGCATTTTTGCCCCAGTTCACTCATAGCGATTCGACATCGCCCGCGCTTGAAATTCTAATCCTCGGAACGATTTTTAATATTTCCGGCACTATAGTCAATATCATTGTCGCATTGGTCTTTGGACTTGCCGGACAAAGGCTCGTTCAAAAACCCAGCTTTTGGCAGTTTCAGCGCTGGATAACGAGCGCCGTATTTATCGGACTTGGCGCTAAATTATTGTTTACTGATCGCCGCTAATGTTTCACGTGGAACAATTGTCTGATCTTCAATGTAGCTCAGTGTCTTCGGCTGTTTCTCATACGTAAACTATTCTATGAGAAGATTTAAGAATATTAAACGCACTGCCGTTTTTGGTTTGGTTACAATCCTAATCGGAATCTGCAATCTCATCCCGCGACGCTTTGCAGTCTTCATCGGCGGGTGGCTTGGGCTGGCTTCGTGGGTAATCCTCAAGCGCGACAGGTATAAGACGGAGCGGCATCTTGCCTTAGTCTACGCCGGAATACATACTCCGGCAGAAATGAAAAATATCGGTCGGCAATTCTTTGTGAACAGCGGAAAAAATATTGTCGATGTCCTTCGTTTCAAAAAACACTTTGCCTCCGAAATTCGACCGTTTATCACTGTCGAAGGAATCGAGCATTGGGTGAAAGCGTTTAATCGCGGCAGAGGCGTGTTTGGCGTGACCGGACATATTGGTAACTTTGAAGTTTTAGCCGCTCTTATCGCATCGCTCGGATATCCGGTCGCAGTTATCGGAAGAGAGATGTACGACAAACGACTCGATACAACTCTCATCGAAAACCGCGCATCAGTCGGCTTGACAAATATCTCAACTTCCGACTCCCCGCGAAAGCTGATTGAGTGGTTAAAAAAAGGTGGAGTAGTCGGTGTGCTCATAGACACCGATTCCGGCCGCGTCCGCAATTGTATGATACCGACGTTTGGCCGACTTGCCAATACACCGGTCGGGCAATCCATGCTTGGTTTGCGGCTTGGGTCCGCCTTTGTTCCTGCGGTCTGTCTGCGAACTCCCGATAACCGCTACAGAGTCATTATCAAAGAGGAAGTCTGCATAAATCCAAGCGGAGATGCCGAAACCGATGCAATAGAATTGACAAAAAAATGCACCGAAGTCCTTGAGCTGATTATTCATGAGAATAAAGATCAGTGGATATGGCTGCATAATCGATGGAAAACTCCAGTTAATTCCGAGCCGGATATCAAAAGCGGGCTTATCGATGCCGATAATGAAACAATAGATAAAAATAAGTCATTAAGAGATATCTGAACTCCCTGCGCAGACACTATATTGACCTTATGATAAAAACATTTATGAACAAGCCATTTTCCATTACTGCGATTACAATACTAATCATGGCAGTTTTGTTTCAAACCGGCTGTGAGCGCAAGCCGCCCGATGGCGGTTCCGACACAATACTAATGGACTCTCTGGGACGACCGGACTCCAAGGTCACAGTCGCAAAAATCCATCTGTACGATAAGGGAACCAAAACGACCGAAATTCGGGCCGACCAAATTAGGAAATTTGAAAAGCTTGATTCGACCATGGCCTATTCTGTCGATATTGATTTCTTTGACAGTCTCGGCCATGTTCAGACGACCCTTGTGGGAGATTCCGGTGTGATCCGCGAGTCAACCAATAGATTTCATATTTTCGGCAATGTCGTCGTCTCGGTCGGTGATACGACAAAACTTGAAACAGAACATCTCATCTGGAATCCTGAAACCAAACAGATAGAGACTGATGCCTTTGTAAAAATTACGCGCCGCCAGGATGTCATCACCGGAATTGGCATGCATGCCGATAGGGAATTGACCCACATTAAAATCCTCGATCAGGTTTCGGGGACAATTGAAGATATCAATCAGATGTCTGATTCTACCATAAAATAAGATAGAGCTTACTGCTTTGAATCTTCATGCAGGCCGTCCTCCATTGGCGGATTTGAAAATCTCTGGCCTGCACCAAGGTGAAGATGGATTCTCCACCGCGCCTGCCCGCCGTGGTGGGTCACTTCGCTCCTCGCAACGACAATGTTGGAAAGGCCTGCTGTGATATTGGGCACCCCACCGCTTGCGGAAGATTTTTAGGACGATTCAGCCTTTACTGCTGCCCTATTTTTAATCTTGATTTTCACCCCGGTTTTGGAGACCCTGTGATTCTTATGGACACATACTTTTCAACTCTGTATAACGGCTATGATGCAAGTTAGAGCCACTCGTTTATCCCAGCCCGAAAGCGGACGTACCCCCTTTCTGGCTAAACCCCTTCCGCCCGGTTCAATTCAACGGAAACTGATTTTCTGGGTGGCTACGCCTCTTCTTGTCCTGCTTCTCGCAGTGCTTGTGGTGGACAAGGCGATAATGCCCAGTGTCACCCGGCAAGGTACAGAATTTCCTTTGCCAAGTTTGATGGGTCAGAGGCTTGTCGACGCCCAGATTAGCCTCTATGAGCTTGATTTGAAATATGAGATAGCCGCCCAGGAATATTCCCCCGGCAAACCGCAAGGCGTCATTTTGGGACAATTTCCTATCTCGGGCACCAAGGTTAAGTCAGATCGCACAATCAAGTTGACTCTTTCGATGGGTCAGAAAATGATAGAGATTCCCGATGTCGCCGGACGTTCAGTCAGGCAGGCAATTTTAGACCTTGAGACAGCCGGACTCATTGTCGGTGAAATAGCCTGGGCCTTTTCGGACACAATTCCTGAGAGGGTGGTAGTTTTTTCCTACCCGGCGGCGGGTTCAAACATCCCCATGGGGTCATCGGTTAATCTTATGGTCAACAGGGGACGGGCTTCGAGCTTTACCTTTGTGCCCAAAGTTATCGGTCTTCCTTTGGAGGAGGCCCGGAAGCGGCTCAAGGAGAAATCTTTGCTTGTCGGAGAGGTCACAACGCGTATAGATGAAAATTATCTGCCGGAGACGGTGCTTGAGCAGTCAGAGCCTGAAGGCGCAGAACTTGATATTAACAGCCAGATCGACCTTGTTGTCAGCTCAAGCTGATTGTATCATAGCATAGGTACTTCGTATTAAAACACATAGATAAGCTGTCGCATGGCAGCTAGTTACCATGTCTGTGGACACCAAAAGGAGGGGAGTCAAAATGAGCTCATCGCATAAACGATTCAAATCAATAGACACAAATTTGCTCCATGCCGGAGCAATCAGACCCAACATTGAAGATTCAGTTGTTACGCCGATTTTCCAGACTTCGACCTACCTGACCGGCGGAGACCGTGATTACGATGATGTGCGATATGTGCGATGCAGTAACACTCCGAACCATGCTGTCCTGCATGCCCGTATAGCCGCCATTGAATCGGCCGAATCGGCCTTGGTCACGGCAAGCGGGATGGCGGCGATAACCACGGCTATTCTCTCTATTGTTAAAACTGGCGATCATATTCTGACCCAGCGCTGTCTCTATGGCGGCACACAGATGTTCCTCAACGAGGACGCAAAGGGGCTCGGCATTGATCATATGCCTATCGATCTGAATGACCCGTCGAGTTGGCGAAAGGCTTTAAAACCAAAGACCAAGCTTCTGTATGTAGAGTCAATCAGCAATCCGCTTATGGAAGTCGGCGATTTGAAAGCGATTGTTGCTTTCGCTCGCGAACACAATCTTGTGACGATCATAGACAATACCTTTCCTTCGCCGGTGAACTTCCGCCCGATTGAAATCGGATTTGATCTTGTTGTCCACAGCGCAACCAAATACCTCAATGGCCACAGCGACATCGGCGCCGGAGCGATTGTCGGGTCGCAAGCCCGGATAACCAAAGCGACAAAACTGCTCAATCATCTCGGCGGCATGCTCGATCCGCATGCCTGCTTTTTACTTGAGCGGGGAATGAAAACAATGGGACTTCGCGTCCGACAGCAAAATCAAAACGCGCTTCAATTAGCTCAGTTTCTCTCAAAACGCGATGAAGTCTCGGAAGTACGGTACCCCGGCCTCAGTAGTGATGCAGGACACAAGTTTGCGGAAAAACTTTTCGACGGTTACGGCGGCATGCTTGCCTTTTATCTGAAATCAGATGCCATGGCTGAGCCGTTTCTCAACAGTGTGACTATTCCCCTCCATGCCGTGTCACTGGGAGGCGTAGAATCATTAGTGGTGCGTCCATCGCGCAGTTCCCATGCCGGTCTGACAGCCAAAGAGCGCGAAGCTTTGGGCGTGACTG
This genomic interval from Candidatus Zixiibacteriota bacterium contains the following:
- a CDS encoding LysE family translocator — its product is MFDSSQLLLFMTATLLLNITPGPDMLYVATRSISQGKIAGTVSALGIGGGCVVHCLAAAFGLSALFMYSATAFDVIKYIGAGYLIYLGIRALTAKQSAPSSGVRYAKAPLSQIFWQGVLTNILNPKVALFFLAFLPQFTHSDSTSPALEILILGTIFNISGTIVNIIVALVFGLAGQRLVQKPSFWQFQRWITSAVFIGLGAKLLFTDRR
- a CDS encoding lysophospholipid acyltransferase family protein, whose amino-acid sequence is MRRFKNIKRTAVFGLVTILIGICNLIPRRFAVFIGGWLGLASWVILKRDRYKTERHLALVYAGIHTPAEMKNIGRQFFVNSGKNIVDVLRFKKHFASEIRPFITVEGIEHWVKAFNRGRGVFGVTGHIGNFEVLAALIASLGYPVAVIGREMYDKRLDTTLIENRASVGLTNISTSDSPRKLIEWLKKGGVVGVLIDTDSGRVRNCMIPTFGRLANTPVGQSMLGLRLGSAFVPAVCLRTPDNRYRVIIKEEVCINPSGDAETDAIELTKKCTEVLELIIHENKDQWIWLHNRWKTPVNSEPDIKSGLIDADNETIDKNKSLRDI
- the lptC gene encoding LPS export ABC transporter periplasmic protein LptC, translated to MNKPFSITAITILIMAVLFQTGCERKPPDGGSDTILMDSLGRPDSKVTVAKIHLYDKGTKTTEIRADQIRKFEKLDSTMAYSVDIDFFDSLGHVQTTLVGDSGVIRESTNRFHIFGNVVVSVGDTTKLETEHLIWNPETKQIETDAFVKITRRQDVITGIGMHADRELTHIKILDQVSGTIEDINQMSDSTIK
- a CDS encoding PASTA domain-containing protein produces the protein MMQVRATRLSQPESGRTPFLAKPLPPGSIQRKLIFWVATPLLVLLLAVLVVDKAIMPSVTRQGTEFPLPSLMGQRLVDAQISLYELDLKYEIAAQEYSPGKPQGVILGQFPISGTKVKSDRTIKLTLSMGQKMIEIPDVAGRSVRQAILDLETAGLIVGEIAWAFSDTIPERVVVFSYPAAGSNIPMGSSVNLMVNRGRASSFTFVPKVIGLPLEEARKRLKEKSLLVGEVTTRIDENYLPETVLEQSEPEGAELDINSQIDLVVSSS
- a CDS encoding aminotransferase class V-fold PLP-dependent enzyme, translated to MSSSHKRFKSIDTNLLHAGAIRPNIEDSVVTPIFQTSTYLTGGDRDYDDVRYVRCSNTPNHAVLHARIAAIESAESALVTASGMAAITTAILSIVKTGDHILTQRCLYGGTQMFLNEDAKGLGIDHMPIDLNDPSSWRKALKPKTKLLYVESISNPLMEVGDLKAIVAFAREHNLVTIIDNTFPSPVNFRPIEIGFDLVVHSATKYLNGHSDIGAGAIVGSQARITKATKLLNHLGGMLDPHACFLLERGMKTMGLRVRQQNQNALQLAQFLSKRDEVSEVRYPGLSSDAGHKFAEKLFDGYGGMLAFYLKSDAMAEPFLNSVTIPLHAVSLGGVESLVVRPSRSSHAGLTAKEREALGVTDALIRVSVGIENIDELIEDFSAALSMSHVKEAKRA